The genome window TGCCATGCACGAGGAGGGAGCTGCGGTGTGGGAGGGTGCTGGAGGCTTTACGgttatttaaaattcatgaaTTTGCTCTTTTGCAATCCAGCAGGGCCTGGAAGCACTGCCCTCCCTTCAGCTCCTCCCTGAGCCTCGGAGCcgtgctctgcagggagctccCCTCCAACGCACCACGTTTTcggggcagctcctgctgcagtggtTCTGAACTCAATCTGTTCTCATcaaattttccattgtttcccAAGCATGACCCTTGAAGAacttttatttcccatttcaaaGGCAGCAATCACGTAATTTAGTCAGTGCAGCATCCCCCAGTTGCTCCATGGCCGTCCTGAGAGCAGTTTGATGCTGCCCATGGGGAGGCTCTGCTGCTTGTGCCAACCACACACCTGCTGGAGGCGCCTGGAGCAAGCCAAAAGGTACTGGCTCGAGCTGAAGCATCCACACTCACAGCCGTTGCCAGAAGGAGCGGAATTTTACCCCATGCCCAGAGCCTTCCTGGGGTGCAGGGAAACAGGCCCAAGCAGCGGGCACTTGGAATACGGAATacagcagcagtggaggtgGGCACTCAAACCTTGAGGCTGTGGTGGAACCCAAAGGGAAATCAAAGAGCAGTGCAGACATGCTCCCATCCCAAGCTCTGCGTCCCCTCCAGCCCCGGGGCTGTATCCTCTGCAGCAGGAACTCGGCAGGCCCCACAGAAACCAGGGAGAATCAGCGCTCCCAACAACAGTTCCTAAACAACTGCAGGACAAGAAGCCATTGGCATCGTAGCccaaagcatctgaaaaatgaTGCAAGAGAATCATCCGAGTGAgtcagaaaatcacagaatggtctgggttggaagggtcaAACGTTTTCTCAGTGCCAcgctgggcagctgctgcccgCAGCGAGAGCCAAGCACAAGGAGCAACCCCAGCAGGAGGGCCGTAGCTCTGCAGCCATGGACCAGGCCTGAGACAAACCACAAcattgtatattttatttaaattaacaaATCTACACGTTTTCCAGGTTGCTTAAAAGCATTCTGTAAAAAGTGAACTCGACCTAAACAAAAAAGGATATACTTCAATAAGATCCAGGGACTATTTCTGAGACGTATGAGTAGGGCTTaggaatgaagaaataaaaaaagtagacacacgcacacacacgcgCTCACACGTACACGCGCCCCGTAAACAAGTTGTTAGTGTTTGACACAAGATTTGGTTTTAAAGCTGCAATGCCCCAGTTGTAAAGAGCCTTTACAAAAACGCAATGCTATACTACGCTGTAAAAGAAACCATGGACACATCTATGGGAACAACATAAATATCACATAGGAACTGGGCGTAAGAAGAACATTAAAGCTGCAAAGTCGAGCGCTCGGCCGAGGGAAACGCTGGGGCTGCGTGCGTGCATCAGGTCCCTTGGTGACAGATCTGCTGCCTTGCACCCTGCTTGCTCTCCCCAGCACTTGTTTCCTTCAGCACGTGGCTCGTGAGCTCCACGCTGCCAGCCATGCTGAAGGCTCCAGCACTTGCACTAGGTGCGTCCCCTCCTTTTTGAATTTCTTATAAGCATTTCCTTAGAGTACAGGAGCACCAGCcttacaaaaatacaaacttacaaaaaaaaaaaaaaaaaggttagtGTTCCAGTTCAAGTATCCAAAACCATCCCAAGCGACTTCTCGCCATCCCTACCAGCTTCGTGCTGCCCAGCAAGAGCTGCTCGAGGCCAGCTCTGCCACTTCCTAACGTCTCAACGTGCGACTTTGCGACATTAATGCTTTTCTAGCAGATATTTATGTGCTTGAGAGTAACACAATATACACAGCCCTCCCCCCCAGAAAGAACTACACCAGATTAAAGTTTACAAACGTTCTGCTCGGTGTCACTGCTCTGTGGAAATACACAAGCTGCGGTGCTCAACCGGCAAGGCACGTCGGCCACGGCTCCTGCAGGAGGGCATCGCGTCGTCCTGTGCCCGCCGCTGCACCTGACATCTCGGTGTCACTCCTGAGCCTCCTTGCGAGCCAGCTTGTAAACCTCCGTGGGGCCGTCCACGtgggtgatggtggtggtgagcTGGAGCTCCTCCCCGCTGCTCACCCCCAGGTCACCTGCAAAACGCAACGATGCCATCAGATGGTCGTCACAACGCACCATTGCGTTGAAGATCTGTTTTACTCACCCCAGGCTCTCAGGAACTACCTGAGCCATGGGCTGTACAACAGTTCTACCAACTCTggtggcagggggttggaactaggtgaaCTTTAAGGCCCCTTCCTACCCCTGCCATTCTGTGGTTGGGTGAACGCTTTTAATTGAGGCCATTAAAACGCCAGCATGTTGGCAGATGAAGATCTCAGTGCTACCGTAGGTCACTGAAAGGCAACCAAGAGCGCTGCCACTCTCCACCTGCCCAAGTTTCTGTTCTCTTAATGTTCAAGCTATGCAGTTACAACTGGGCAACACCAAGGAGTACCAAAAAACAAGCTACAGGGTTCCAGACAGCTATGGCTGAATACTTAAATCTATCTAACCTAGTTAATTATTAAGATGCCTGCTAAAACGACGGTGCTTTGAAGAACAAAGTGCCATTTGCACGACATTTCAGTGTGCTGAACGTGCAGTTTGGCCATAAAGATGCACAAAAAGCACCATCCACTTTACATCTTTCTCCCAATGCAGCCTTTGCAAGCAGACCGCTCAGAGCCACTTACCATTCGACTGATCTTCCCCGTAGTTCTTGTGCGACGGCGCATACAGGAACATGAGTGCAAACACGTAGAGGTTCCACATCCCGTAGATGCCGGTGAAGAAGGCACTGTTCACTTGTATCGTGATGTCCCCCCACTTCCAGTGGCCTTCTGTCACCTGCCCATGAGAAAGCAGTCACAGCTGAGCTCTAAATTCATCCCACTGAAACAAAGGTGCGACCGCTACAGCTCcagcttggagaaaagcaatgagaaaagtGCCAGCTCCATGAGACCAGGGCACTAGATACATGGCAGCACAGGTAGGCTAGAATTCTCTGCTTTAGCCCCAGtctgcaaggaaaaaacagtttacAATGGGACTGCATTGGGCTTTCTTTAATTTATCATTCCTAAATGTGATCAAATCCCTCACATTCCACAATATGTGGCTGCCACGGCTGATGGATTCAGCAAAGGCTGCCACAAAAAGGGCAGTACCTCAGAGACAACCAGTTACATCCGAGAACATGAGACTTCTATAAATAGCCCTTATAGACAGGGGGAAGCAGCATGAATAATACCAAGAGCTGATGTGCTGGGTGCcttcttgctgcttctctcttatGAGAGGCCCAGGCTGACTGCAGCAGCCTTCGACACACAGTGGTTTGTCAGAATTTACCCAGCTGTCACCAATACTAATATTACATGGACCATTCACACCAAAATGCTGTctttccattaaagaaaaatatatatggcAGCAACATGCCTTTTCCTGATATGAAAACAACAGGATGTTCTGCTCCAAAGAGaagccacagcagcacaacCTTACCTTCATAGGAAAATGAAAGCTCACCTTGAAAAGACCTGCTGGACAAGAGCCTTTGTGTTATGCCTAAGGTCACTGATACTCAGTGATGAACTGAATCACCAGCTGGCATTGATGAAGACTGCTTCAGCCtagcagatttttaagagcaaaaCCCTTTGCTACTGTGTTTTCCACTGGGACCCACCACGTACCCCAAAGCATAAGAAGGGCAGTGCAAGAGAACCGACTCCTACAGGGATAATTCTGTAGTGTTGGATTTGAAGGCTGCACCACTGTTCTCCCAAAGCTGCAAGCTGCTCGTGCTTAGGAACAGCCATAAATGGCAGCTTTGAAACAGACGCAATCTTAACAGCAAACTGTTACTTGAAGTAAGCCATCCAAGTATATTTAAACAGCTATATAAGCTCATGCGTACAGAGAGACTGCACCATAGCTCAGAATAAGTAGGTATATATCCTGCTAGAAACAACAGGGTTGTAAAGTCAAAGCCCGGAAAGACTGAATTCTGGCATTTCTTTGTGGGTATAGAAAGCCACCAGATTCTTGTAATGTGAACAGAACGTTTTTGCTCTTGCTGATTTCTCAGAAATGGCTGATACTTCAAAAAACACAGACCCTGCGAGCCAAAGGCCTTGAGGGAAGTTTCAGCCGAAGCAATTTCATGGCAGCGTTTCAGATACATGAAAAccctttcttaaaaagcaaCTTGTTACCAAATGTACCTATAAGATGCGCACCCGGTCTCTCTGAACCTTGAGTGACTCCATCTTGTCAGCCACTGGAGAATCTGGGGGTGATATTCTCCAGTGCAGCTGGGTTTTGTCACACTCACCTGGCTGACGATGAAGAAAATGACTGTCATTGCTGCGCAAGCCAGGGTGATGAGCATCAGGAACTTGAACCTAAAGATCAGCCCCTGTTTGGAGAGAAATGTCACCGGTCACATTAACAGAATCCACAAAAACACATTCTTGTTTTTAGCGTGTAAAGGACgcaaggattaaaaaaaaaaaaaaaaaaaaaggaagaaagaaaaaaaaaaaaaaaaaaaaaaagggtccAACccacaaaaccccaaaccaaaacaacctCCACCCACTCCTCTGCGCTACATTCACGACAGCCAATATTCTCCGCTCCCCACACACGTCTGCATTCCTCCCCAATGCTCCGAGCGGGGTGTGCGTGTCCGGACAGCTCTTGCTTTCCATTACAGCTGCTTTTGTGACTGATTGACGAAGAGTTAACGTGGGAGAGGAGGCAGGGCAGGCTGAGCTATGGGTTCCATCTGCCACGCAGCCTACCTGAGAGCTCCCGAATTTTTGTTAAGCAAAGACTGCAGAGCGTGTTCAGGTTCCAGCAAGACAACAGGACACTGAACTGTGATGGCAGGGGTCTGCGTGGGCTAATTCCCACCCCAGAGcctgcaggaagctgcagcGGTGCTGAACGCTTGCCAAAATTACAATTTACATTCTTCTGCGATGCAGAAAGTAAGACAAACTATTTACGGCTCTCAGCTGGGAATCCCACCATATactgcatttgcttttgctAGTTACgttttggcttttaaaatatttgtattttttaaaacaacttctGGAATTCTGATCGTAATCTCTGTGTGCATAACTGCTAGCCTATACAGCGACAATAAATGACCattagttttccttttccaggcCAGACTCATGCTCGCCAGATGGTTCTCCTTACAGCATGGCTGCAACAGCTCTATAACACAAGCTAACATCCTCTGCCTCTTGCTAAAggcaaagatggaaaaaatgctaAATGTCTTGTGCAAATTCTCTCAAGtcccattttctatttttcacgTGCATTCCTGATGGGTGATAACCAACCTGCTGAAAGTTGACCATGTTATACAGAATGAGGCTGGTGATCAATATTTACACAGCCACGAAAACAGCAGGCTCTGTCAGCGCAAGCACCTGAAGTGAGCTGCtcatgctctgcagcaggtAAAGAGCTAGGacagaaacaacattcagagGCTACAAAGGGGGACAATGAGCTGAATACATCCCATTTTGACCCTAGTGTGACAGTTTCCCTCCTGCACTTTGGTTAGAAAAAGGCAACCCCGTAAATCCGAATTCACGCCATGGATAAAAACAGGGTGGTGGTGGTAATACATTAAACATAATTATCAATATTAGACAAGGAGAATCCAAGGTCCAGGGAGCCCTATATCACTTTAAATGGGGTGTATGGGCAATTTTATTCCATCCACCAGCACAGTTCAGCAAGCTGGGAGACAAGCACCACTCAAAAACCAAGAGCTGGTTGACATACCTGTGGggatacaagaaagactattcagagcagaagctgcggagcaaaataaacagcatgagaaagcaaggctgagaaccaaggacacctccagaagaagagaaaagcaaaaggaacatcTCCTGGCTCTGACATGGGCCCCCCCCACGCCGCTTGCCGCTCCACTTCTGCCGCCCGCATTTAAGTTTGTTAAAGACAAGGATGGACCGGAGCCAGAGGATCTTTTTGATCCTGGTCCAGTAGATCCCAAGGACGAACTGGACTTTTTCCCTCCTGACGACAATTTGAAAGGAATGGGAAGGGAAAATGTTGTCTCTTCTACAGCGTATTACAGTGCTTtacagcagtgcagaaaagaagcaatatCAGGGGGTGATGCTGATATGTGGCAAGCCTTTCCTTTGTTGTATTGTGCAGACCAGCCCCCCTGGTGGGAATGCCTGCCCTACGAGGCAGTGAAGGAGCTAAGGAGCTCGGTGAAAGATGATGGAATTCAGTCTGCCTTTACGTATCATCTTCTGGTTGCAATCAGTGACAGCTATGTTATTGCTACGTTATTATATCATGACTGGAAAATGTTGTTACAAATGATTCCAACTCCCATGCAATATACTGTGTTTATGACTGAGTTCTGAGAGCAGGCCACCGTCCAGACTATGGATAATTTGGCTAACTTTAATCATATTGGCATGGAGGAGCTCCTGGGGGAAGGGGCTCGGGCAGCACCTCCAGACCAGGCACAGGTGGACAGgcaatgctttgaaaatagtCCAACAATCTGCCCATTGGTTTGCTTGCCTctgagacatcctgtctctcagatccaaacGTTCCCTGACACAGCACGGCTCAGCTTTAGCCACACTCACCAAGATAGGATGTTAGCCAGCTAAGGGAAGGAGTTCCACTAGCAATGCTCTAGCACGCTTGCCCACTAAGACCGATTCTATCCGACCTGCAACTCTACGAAGTCGTGCAACCATTGATTTTCTATTAGTCCAAAGGCATGGCTGTGAGCACTCTAAAAGCATGTGTAGCACAAATTTTAGTGATCGTTCAAAATCAATATATCGGAGCATACAAAAATTGAAGATTCTCTCTAATCAGTGACAGGTACACACAGAATGGGACCCTCCGGGATTCTTTTCCGGGTTGCAGAAACTTGGGCCATGGGCCAAACgtgtgtttgttcttttgaatgggtttaacagtatttcttgtcattatgcTATGTTTGCCTTGTCTCTTTTCTTACATTTAGCGTGTTGTCAATCGAGGCCTTGATTGAGTTATAATGgtaatattattaatatgattagagctattattttatagaatagTAATAAGTTTgctaatagaatcatagaattagctaggttggaaaagacctacaagatcatccagtccaaccatccacctaccaccagtaaccccactaaaccatggctctcaacgctatatctaaaagtttcttgaacacctccagggacagtgactccaccacctccctgggcagcccattccagcgcctgaccactctttcagaaaagtagaatttcctaatgtccagcctaaatctcgaaggctttgctgaagtctaggtagaccacatcaacagcctttccctcatccaccagatgaGGGAATAATAGACAAAAAAGGGGGAATTGCGGggatacaagaaagactattcagagcagaagctgtggagcaagataaacggcatgagaaagcaaggctgagaaccaaggacacctccagaagaagagaaaagcaaaaggaacatcTCACGGCCCTGACTGGATAAGCGTCTGCATGTATGGCTAAGGAGTGTTTGCAGAGTGTTTTCCTGACATGTAAAGGCAGGTGGgaaagtgaaaagagaaaactggagaatgtgtataagggatgttagaacctgtaataaacaATTTGGATTGTTCACCTCTGAGTCCGTGCCACAGACGCTGCACATACCCTCCTGAGAGATTAAAATGATCACAGCCAGAGAccccaagaaagaaaaagacatgaTGGCAGCCAAAGGGAACAAAAGGGCAGCTGGGGGATTTGAGCAGGGTAAGAAAGCTGTTGAGGATCAAAGCTCCCAGCTCAGGCTCATAGTGACAGCGAAGGTTTCGGTAGAGTCCTTAGgcagaaagacattttaaaaacaaaggctCCATGCAGCAAGGAGTGAGTACCTCGTAATGCAGGCGGCGGGCCTTGCTCATCGCTGGCAGGCTGGATTGCTTTCCACTGATGTTTCTGAACACTTGGAAGACCATaaaacacaggaagagaaaatagagGCACAAGCAAATTCCCGCAACTATAATAAAGGCCATCTGAACAGcagagttaaaagaaaatggcatgAGATAATAGAAAACATTATTTGGGTGATTCACTTCTTCTAACATGATCCCAATGGTCATTATTAACTTCTCGGTGTGAAGGCTGTGTTAACACCAGGACCTGGACCCCCTGTGCTGCCTTCCTTATCTCAATGTCCCCGAGCacagcaccagccccagcatCTGGCAGCAAACCTCCCACCACTGCTTCCAGTCCACCATGGGACCCTGCAATGCCCCAGTCCTGGCCAGCCAGGAGGAAGAAGGTCTCCTAAGGCTACACGGAtctggcagcagcacccacagggCAGGCCAACCTCCCTCAGCCACCAGCACTGTGTGCCAGGCGGAAGGATACAGCCAGCTCCGTGCCAACCTCGGTGGTCCAGATGCTGTAGAAGGGGTTTTTCAGCTGCACTCCCCTGCAGAGAGAAGACACAGAGCTGTCATAGAGGCCAACAGGCTCACAGAGAACCCcacatctgctctgcagcctgcagagctgcccgtGCTGCTTGTCCCCATGGGTGAGGACACAGAGGTGGGAAGCACGTCCTTCTGGCCCTACAGGGCAAGATGACCTGTTGTGAGGTGCCCAAAGGCCTCGGCATCTTCACTAGGAGCCTGCTCTCCCTCCTCACAAGACGGGGCTGCACATCCACCCATGTGGGTCAAAGCCCCTTGCTCCCCCAGATGCCATGAACCAACGTGCTTGCAGGCAGCCACCAGCCTCTGCCACTGCTCACGGAAGGCTCCTGGGGCACACGGCTGGAGGGGGGTGACACCTACCTCTCACACATGTCGAAGATGAAGAGGCAGAAGGAGCCAACAGCTATGGGTCCAACCTGCTTCCAGTACCCCGAGAGGCGGTTCCGCTCGTTCTGGTCCTAATTGAaggatggggaggaggagaagcgAGGAAGAGCAAGTTAGCCTGCAGTCCTCTCACCTGGAACAAGTCCCCAGAGCACTGTTTGCAACGCCCACCAAGGGATTCTGGTATTGCAACAAGGGAGCACGGAAACCACCTTCCTTTCAGTTGTACCCACCATCATGTGCTCTCCACAGAAGATGATCCAAAATGACAGCAGCATGGCGTAGAAAATGCCTTGTCGAATGTCTCCAAAGAGCAACATCCAGGTCCAGTCAAACCCGATGGAAAACCACTCCACTGGGATGTTAATGAACGTCATGGAAATTCCCAGAGCAAAGATGACCCTGGACAGACAGAAACACCATCTCTTTCCAGTTTGCAAGGAGGAGACCCAGAGCCACAGAAgccagagctgtgcccagcaggtGACAAGAAAACCCCACGCTGTTTGGGCAGTGGCAGCAGATTTTCAAGGAGGGACTCTGCTCCTGTGGGGTAAATGCAGCTATTCCTTTTCGGGGGGGTTAATGTAACAGAAGAGAGACGCTGCGGTGCAGGGAGTggacaggagggagaagagacAATTCCTGACTCCCAGCTGTCTGCTCTGCCTGGCACCACTCAGCACCGCTCTCTTTTGCCTCAGGGCCACCCTTCCCAGCTCAGGGCCCTCACTCACTTCTCCAGCAGGACAGGAGCCCGTGTCATCAGCGTGATCCGTCTCCAGTACCAGACCATGATGATCAAAATGCTGGGGGTGAGGAAGGTCTTCATGGCAAACCACACTTTCGTAAAGCCTCCGTTTTGGTGGATACCCTGAGGAGAAACAAGGTGCGATGTGACACCTGTACGAGTTTTGACATCGTGACTCCTTCTGCTCACAGGAGCCGGCAGGAGAGGCACGAATTTATCATGTAAGCACATGTAGATGCAACCACCCTTTGAAAGACGCGGTCTGGCCAAGGCAGGAAGGGAGCAGCTGCCTGCTTAGCACCCAGCCCATCCGAGGAGGCTTCCAAAGTCCCGGAAACAAACGCCAAAACCCACAGCTTCCATCGTGAGGCAGAAAGCGGTCAGAGAGGCGCTTCTGACACAGCGCGGAACAAAAACGGCTCTCAGACAAGTAACAAGATACTCATGAGGCTAAGTCACCACGGGTGGGAAAAGCGGAGGCCAAATTAACGCAGTTCTCCAGACACACACCCTCCCACCGCCGTCTGCAGCCGCCACGAGCAGCTGGCTGACCGCGGCGGGCAGGGGCGGCGGGAGGAGGCTCACCACCAGGCGGATGTCCTTGATTTCCCCGATGCCCACATTAATGCCCTTCCTCTCGTTCACGGGCAGGCGGATGTTGATGAGGTAGTACTTGTGAGCCACGCTGCCGATCTCCATGAAGGGAAGGAAGTCGCAGTCGTAGTGACGGCCTTCAGACTCCAGGGTCTAGAGAAAGGATGGGAAGAGAGCGGTCAGCGACGTCCTGCAGCGTGCTGGGAGCGTCGCCGGCACCGAGAGATCACCTGCACATTCCCATCGTACCCAAAGGCCTGGAGACACAGCACTTTGGGGacctttttccttattttttgaCTGCTTTGGGTCATGGAGTCGATAGCATTTAAACTCAAGCAGGTTCACGTTCCAGGCTCCTAAACCCAAGCTGAAATAAGCGGAGCCTTTCAAGATGAAAGCCTACTTTGGGACCCAAAGTTGCTCCACCAGCAAACACAGCTTGAGCCAAAACCAATCTGCAACCCCTCCCACATGTTTAAATTCGGAGTGTCTGAAGTCCTGTTTTACCAGCAATATTCTCCTCCACaccttatttatttactgcacATTTATGGCTCTGTGGAAGAGTACGGGTGTTACTGGAGGTACAAGCGATCTTCTGAGAGGGACtatgaaacaggaaaacaaggcaTGGGGCTGAAAAGCACGCTGAAGACACAAGATTGATTTGAGCACAGAAATTACAGTCTGTggcatgaaaataaacatatattcCAACAAGATGCTCTGTTCTCACTGCTAGTTGTGCTCGTTACTCATAAGCTTTGTAGCTTTTATGCACAAGCTTTGTAGCTTGAGGCattaagaagttattttaagaaactCCCACCCTGCCACATTCTGTGAGTGCTGCAGTATGCTTCTCTTCCACTCCTGAAGAACAAGGTTTTGTGCATCACAGAAGCACAAGATGGAAAGGTCTAAATGCTTTGGAGCAGTGTGGGGCACACAGATCCTAAAGCTTTCAACTCTGCTTGTAGCTGGATCTGTGCACTGACCTCACACCTTTCTTACCTACTGTCTGACTTCATCCCTTTCTCTTGTATCCCCAAACAGAACCAAATTGCACGTGGAGCCCATTcaattttcaaagcttttgagCCAAGAGAAGGCAACAAGCTTGAAAGCTACAACTCAACAATTCTAAGAAAcaccaaaagaaaaggaagagaacaatTCCCGCTGCTCTCCCACACCTCCCCACCTCCAGCACCACAAGAACACCTTACTTTTGGGGAACCAAAGGTGCATTTCAGCTTCCTGATCTCTATTGCGTGTGCTATTTCTTCCCAGTCACCAAACATGTCATCACGATATGCTAAGGACACATCCAGggtaatttctgcattttcttctgcaagagaaaggaaacatgGAGCTTCTTAGGAGTGGCACAGAACACCACAAAGGTAGGAGAGCTTCTGCAAGTTGAAAGGACCAATGAGAGGCACACAGTTACAGAGGATGGGAATGCAAAAATTTCCAATGCCACAGTTCAAATTACCTTTTCCAAAAAATTTATCTCCTCTCCAGTCGAGAAGAGAGAACCTAATTTTTTACCGGTCATGAAGCTCTGACATCTTGCTGACATACCGTGACGTAGCTGTGCTACGGTTGCGAGCAAAGAGCATTACTTATTCATGCAGCATTAGGAGCAATAATCTGGAACCCAGACGGCTGCAGAGGCAGACGGGCAGCCAGGCAGCCATCAGCAGCCCTCACTGCGGGCTGGCAGGGGGACAGGAGGACGGGCTGGCacgcagagctgctgcaggtagCACAGGGGAAACGCAACAGCTCCTTCTGCCTCAGGACGTGGCAGACTGCATCACAGCATTTATTGCCAGTTGACACTGAAGCAGCGTTTGCCTATAGAAAGCCACAAAATAAGATGAAGCGTACGAGTGTATCTGCTGTACGAGGTTAGATGAGCTGTGTGAAGGAGAAACCATGCAACTAACAGTATACTTTGTTCATTTGGACATGATAGCGTTAGTCATCCATCAGTGTAAGGCTGGGTTTCTGCTGGATGTAGATCACCTGCCACAAACATTAAGGCCCAACACCTTAAATAAAAAGGCTTGGAATACACTTCTTAACACGGGTGTTTTGTGCCAGAGagattttaaatggaagaaaaaaagggctgCAGAGATCCTTGGGTGGGGAGGGGAACATGGAGACTCTGCTGGAGAGAGCCACAACGCATCACAAGCACAAATCACTTAAAACTGCCCATAACTGCTCTCAGAAGGTAAATCAGGGTTCCTGGAGTGATATGAAAACATTACCCCAAGTACCTTAAAAatagaataaggaaaaaaaaaaaaattgaaatgtagCTATGTTGTCCttactggaaaaaggaaaggctgCAACCACAAAAACGATTCCTACACATACCCTGTAAATGAAGCCTTTCTATATCAGGATTTTGAggccccccccaccccagcactGACTGCTTTCTGCCTGCACATCAAACATGCACAGAACCGATGCGCCCAGGTACAGAACTGCACAGCATGTTCATACTCTCCCATACCTGGAGGGAAAACTAGAGGGGCAAATGATGAATTAGGAGGGGAGGAGGATTCCTGGATTTCAGGTCTCTCCTGGATCTGTTCCTAGGAAGAATATGGGGGCATGCCTCCCTTTAAAAATGCTCTTGCTAGGATCTTGCTGCAAGGAGGGAATGAGGCTGGAACAGACTTACTGAGATACTCCAAGCGAGTCAGCTCACGAAACTGAAAGAGTTACAGCTGAAGTCTGCCAAGCAGCAAC of Numida meleagris isolate 19003 breed g44 Domestic line chromosome 7, NumMel1.0, whole genome shotgun sequence contains these proteins:
- the WLS gene encoding protein wntless homolog (The sequence of the model RefSeq protein was modified relative to this genomic sequence to represent the inferred CDS: added 106 bases not found in genome assembly); translation: MAGAIIENMSTRKLCIVGGILLVFQVIAFLVGGLIAPSPTTAVPYMSVKCIDVRKNHHKTKWLMPWGPNHCEKLKDFDEAVSRQIEANDIVFAVHIPLPSKEMSPWFQFMLFIMQLDIAFKMDNDLKENAEITLDVSLAYRDDMFGDWEEIAHAIEIRKLKCTFGSPKTLESEGRHYDCDFLPFMEIGSVAHKYYLINIRLPVNERKGINVGIGEIKDIRLVGIHQNGGFTKVWFAMKTFLTPSILIIMVWYWRRITLMTRAPVLLEKVIFALGISMTFINIPVEWFSIGFDWTWMLLFGDIRQGIFYAMLLSFWIIFCGEHMMDQNERNRLSGYWKQVGPIAVGSFCLFIFDMCERGVQLKNPFYSIWTTEVGTELAMAFIIVAGICLCLYFLFLCFMVFQVFRNISGKQSSLPAMSKARRLHYEGLIFRFKFLMLITLACAAMTVIFFIVSQVTEGHWKWGDITIQVNSAFFTGIYGMWNLYVFALMFLYAPSHKNYGEDQSNGDLGVSSGEELQLTTTITHVDGPTEVYKLARKEAQE